The Pelagovum sp. HNIBRBA483 sequence CGGGGATGCGCCTGCCCATCGAAAGCCACATCCTTCAAGCCTTCGTCACCGAGGGGCTGAAGCCCGTGATCGATCATGTGGTCAGCTTCGGCATGGGCCACTTCTACATCAGCCAGTCCGATAAGGGTGGCCTCGTATTCGGCGGCGATCTGGATTTCTACAGCTCCTACGCCAGCCGCGGCAACCTGCCGATGAAAGAGCACGTCATGGACGCCGCCATGACCCTGATGCCGATGATCGGCAAGGCCAAGGTCTTGCGCAGTTGGGGCGGCATCATGGACATGACGCCCGATGGTTCCCCAATCATCGACAAGACAGATACCGTAGGGCTCTTCGTCGATTGCGGCTGGTGCTATGGCGGCTTCAAGGCGGTGCCGGGGTCGGGCTACTCGCTCGCCCATCTGATCGCCACCGGCAACCATCACGCCCCCGCCGCCCGCTACCGGCTCGACCGCTTCCGCACCGGCTACGGCATCATGGATGAAGAGGGCAAAGGCTCTCAGCACAACCTCCACTGACGGGATGAGAAACATGACAAGCCCCCGCATAAAAGGGATTTCCGCATGAGACTGACATGCCCCGTCTGCGGTGACCGCGACCACCGCGAATTTACATATAAAGGCGACGCCGTGATGCTCGACCGCCCCGCGCCCGACGCCGGAACCGATGCATGGGACAGCTACCTGCACCTGCGCGACAACCCCTGCGGCGACACCCGCGATCTCTGGTATCACGATCCCTGCGGCGCGTGGGTCGTGGTGGAGCGTAACACCGCCACTCATGCCGTCACCGGCACCGCCCTCGCATCGGAGGCCAAAGGATGAGACTCACCGGCAAAGGCCTCCTCGATCAGAGCCGTTCCATCCCCTTCAGCTTCGATGGCGTGGCCATGTCCGGCGTCGAGGGCGACACGCTCGCCTCCGCGCTGCTGGCCAATGGCGTGCGCGTCGTTGCGCGTTCGTTCAAATACCACCGCCCGCGCGGCATCCTCGCGGCAGGGTCGGAGGAACCCAACGCACTCGTCACCATCGGGCGCGGCGCAGAGACAGACCCCAACGTCCGCGCCACGGTCCAAGAGCTTTACGCAGGGCTGGACGCCGCGAGCCAGAACCGCTTCCCGTCGCTGAAGTTCGATCTCCTTTCGGTCAACGACCTCGCTTCGCCCTTCCTCGCCGCAGGGTTCTACTACAAAACCTTCATGTGGCCGCGCAGCTTCTGGGAAAAGCTTTACGAGCCATTCATCCGCCGCGCCGCCGGCCTTGGTGCGCTGAGCGAGCAGCACAACCCCGACCGCTACGAAAAAGCCTTCGCCTTCTGTGATGTGCTGGTGATCGGCGCTGGCCCGTCTGGCTTGATGGCTGCGCTGACCGCCGCGCAAGCGGGGCTTGATGTGATCCTCGCGGACGAAGACAGCCGCATGGGTGGCCGCCTCCTGTCCGAGACGCACGAGATCGATGGAAAGCCCGGTCATATCTGGGTAGACGAGATGCTCGACACCCTGCGCAGCATGGACAATGTCCGCCTGATGCCGCGTACGACCGTCACCGGCGCGTATGATCAAGGCACCTACGGCGCTCTGGAGCGCGTGGGCCACCACCGCGCCCGCACTGAGGGCCTGCCGCGCGAATGTTTCTGGCGTATCGTGGCGAAACGCTCGATCCTCTGCGCCGGTGCGCTTGAACGCCCCATCGCCTTCCCCAATAACGACCGCCCCGGCATCATGACCGCCAACGCGGTGCGCAGCTACCTCAACCGCTATGGCGTCGCTGCGGGGCAGGCCGTCAGCATCTTCGCCAATAACGACGATGCCCACCGCACCGCGCATGACCTCGCCGCCGCAGGGGTGAACATCGCCGCCGTGATCGACAGCCGCGCTGATGCGCAAGTGTCGGGCGATTTCCCCGTCTATACCGGCGCGCAGGTGATCGGCACCTCGGGCCGCCTCGGGCTCGAAAGCATCACCATCCGGCACGCGGGCGGCACGCGGAAAATCTGCACCGACTGCCTCGCCATGTCCGGCGGGTGGAACCCGACCGTCCACATGACCTGCCACATGAACGGCCGCCCCACATGGCGCGAGGATATCCTGTCCTTCGTGCCGACACCGGGCAGCGTTCCAGGCATGTCCGTGGCCGGTGCCGCCAATGGCAGCTTCTCGACGGCCGCTTGCTTGGCCGAAGGTGCCGCCGTTGCCGCTGCGGTTGCCGCCGATCTGGGCAAGAAGGCCGCACCCGCCACCACGCCAAAGGCCGAAGATGGCGCTTATCGCCTCGCGCCCCTGTGGATGGTCGAGGGCAAGGGTCGCAAATGGCTCGATTTCCAGAACGACGTGCATGTGAAGGATATCCACCTCGCCGCGCGGGAGAACTTCCGCTCCGTCGAGCATATGAAGCGCTACACCACCCAAGGCATGGCCCCCGATCAGGGCAAGAACTCCAACGTCGCCGCCCTCGCAGTGCTGGCCGATGCAACGGGCCGTGGTATCCCCGAAACCGGCACCACGACCTTCCGCCCGCCTTACGTCCCCGTTTCCATCGCGTCGATGGGGGCAGGGGCGCAGGGCAAAGGCTTCGCGCCCCAGCGCCTGACCACCTCGCATCACGCCGCCATTGCACGCGGCGCTCCGATGATCGAGGCGGGCCTCTGGTATCGCCCCAGCTACTTCCCCCGCGATGGCGAAGAGACATGGCGTCAGTCCTGTGACCGCGAAGTGGGCTATGTGCGCAACGCGGTCGGCATTGTTGATGCGTCCACCTTGGGCAAGATCGACATCCAAGGCCCCGATGCCGCTGCCTTCCTTGATTTCGTCTACTCCAACACCTTTTCCACGCTCAAGGTCGGCCGCGCCCGCTACGGCCTGATGCTGCGCGAAGATGGTTACGTCATGGACGACGGCACCACCGCGCGACTGGGCGAGAACCACTATGTGATGACCACCACCACCGCCGCCGCAGGCGAGGTGATGCGCCATCTCGATTGGGTCTTGCAGGGCCTCCGCCCCGATTTCGATGTGCAGATCGTCTCGGTGACAGAGCAATGGGCGCAATTCGCCGTCGCCGGCCCCAAAAGCCGCGAACTGCTGAACGGTCTGCTCGACACCCCCATCGACGGCGAGAGCTTCCCCTTCATGGCCTGTGGCGAGGTCAGCATCGGCGGCATCGGCGGGCGGCTCTTCCGCATCTCCTTCTCCGGCGAACATGCCTATGAATTCGCCATTCCCGCCCGCTACGGCGAAAGCCTCTACAAGCTGCTCGTCGCCCGCGCCGAGGCGCTCGGCGGTGGCCCCTACGGGATGGAAGCGCTCAACGTTCTGCGCATCGAAAAGGGCTTCATCACCCATTCCGAGATCCACGGCCGCACCACGGCCTTTGACATCGGCATGGAGCGCATGGTTTCCGCCAAGAAGGACTGCGTCGGCAAAACCATGTCCGAGCGGGCGGGCCTGAAAGACCCGCAGCGCGGACAGCTCGTGGGCCTGCGTCCCGTCGGTTCGGTCAAGCAACTGACAGCAGGCGCGCATCTCTTTGCCGAGAGCGCGGAACCTGTCCGCGTGAATGACGAAGGCTATATCACCTCCGTCGCTTATTCGCCGACGCTGGAAACCTATCTCGGCCTCGGCTTCCTCAAGAACGGCCGCGCGCGGCACGGGGAGAAAATAAAAATGGTCGATCACCTGCGCGGCGTCACCGCCATTTGCGAGGTCTGCGATCCCGTGGCCTTTGATCCCGAGGGAGGACGTGTTCGTGGTTGAACTCATCGCTAAATCAGCCTGCGCGGGCCACTTGCCCGTCACCATCGGTAGCCTCACGCTTAGCGAGGAAACCCCCAATCCCGTCACCTCCATCGCACCGTTCAAGGGGCAGGCGGAGGCAGTGTCTGAGCGGCTCGAATCCGCGCTGGGCGTTAAATTCCCCGCTCCTAACCGCTCCACCTCGAAATCCGGCGTTCGGCTCGTGTGGTCGGGGCAGGGGCGGGCGCTCTTGATGGGCGCCGCCGCGCCTGATCTTGCTGGCCTCGCTGCGATGACCCATCAGTCCGACGCCAATGCCATTGTCACCCTCAGCGGCGACGGCGCGGAGGATGTCCTCGCCCGTTTGGTGCCGGTCGATCTGCGCGCCGCCCATTTCAAGCGCGGCCACACAGCCCGCACACTTCTCGGGCATATGTCCGCCAGCATCACGCGCACAGGGGCCGACAGCTTCGAGATCATGGTCTTCCGCGCGATGGCGGGCACGCTTGTGCATGAGCTGACCGAGGCAATGGAAAGCCTCCACGCCCGTCGGTCACATCTCGTCTAACAGCCCTTTGAGCACGTCCGGCCAATCACGGTCGGACGCACTCGCCTCGCGGATCAGCCGGTCGAAATGGTCGGTGATTGCGAGCACCCGCTCGCTGTCACGAAACGCCAGATAGTTCCGCCCCAGATACACCACCGCCAATAGCGGCCCAAAGATCGTGACCGGCGCGGAAAACAGCCGCCGCGCATCAAACAAGAACACCCGCATCTTGGGGTAGAGCTGCTCATGCAGCGTGATCATCTGTTCGATCTGCGCCCGCCTGAGTGCTTCGGGAACGCCATCGTAATAGCCCTCGCCCCGCGCAAAGCTCTCGACCTCGTGGCGGGGCAGGGCGATCTCGTAATCCGAGCGCGATCCCGCCATCCATTCCAGCCTGTCACGGCTCGCCCCAATCGCCTGATCGGTGGTCCGTCCCAGCGATGGCTCATATTCCCAGCGCAGCATATCGGGCAGTTTCAGCATATCCGGCAACCCCGCCGGCACATGGCGGATCTTGTAGCCCGCCGCTTCCTGATGCCAGCCAAAGATGCTTTCATCCACCAGCGCGCGCGGCGCTTCCGGCATGGTCAATGAGGCCGCCACCAGATCGCTCGCCTGTTCGGGCCGCTCACTCAGGCCCAAGAGCCAGTCGGCGCTCACGCCCAAAACCGCCGCGCATTGCGCCACGACCTGCGCATTCGGCAGCCGCGCCCCGTCGCCCTTCAAGATCTGGTTCACCGTGGAGCGATCCACCCCCGCCCCCCGCGCAAGGGCGCTTTGGCTGATCTGCTGTTCCCGCATCGCCTGTCCGATCCTGTCCCGAAACAGGGTTGCACGGTCACGTTTGTCGATTTTTGTAAACATAAGTTTATAAATACACCATTTGTGGCGTTCTGTTAATCACATTCCAACTGCCCGTCTGCCGTCTGCCAATGTAACGGTTTTGTGACCCCGAAATTGCAGGAGGCAAGATGGAAACCCGCACCCGTTCGCTCGTCAAAGCCGTGATCTGGAGCGCTCTTGGCTTCCTCGTGATGGCGCTTGTGGGCTTGGCTTTTACCGGCTCTCTGGCGGTTGGCGGCGTGATGGCGGTGCTCAACACGGTGATCGGCCTGATCACCTATGTGCTCTACGAACGCCTCTGGGCGCGCATTTCATGGGGGCGGCTCGATGCCTAATCGCCGCGCGAAGTTCGAGTGGATCACCCTCGCGCTGATCCTCGCCTGTTACGCGGTGTGGGGGCTGTCCGTATTCTGGCTCTCCACCATGAGCCTCTGGCTCGCGATCCCTGTGGCGGGTGCCAGCATCGCGCTGCATTCTTCCCTCACGCACGAAGCAATCCACGGCCATCCGTTCCGCCGCGCGTGGCACAATGCGGCGCTGATGTTCCCCGCGCTGACGCTCTGCGTGCCTTACATGCGCTTCCGCGACAGTCATTTGGCGCATCACACCGATGCCCGCCTGACCGACCCCTATGACGACCCCGAAAGCAATTACCTTGATCCCGCCGTTTGGGAACGCCTCGCCCCGCTGCTGCGCTGGGTGCTGGCGTTCAACAATACGCTCGCCGGTCGTCTGCTCATTGGCCCGCTGGTGGGGCAGATCGCGTGGATGATCGCCGATGCCCGCGCCATCCGCGCAGGCGACCGCGCGGCCCTCTCGGGCTGGCTCTGGCATCTGCCTGCGCTGGCGCTGGCACTGGCGCTTGTTGCCGCCGCACCGATGCCGCTCTGGGCCTATCTCGTCGCGGCCTACATCGGGCTCGCGATCCTGAAAATCCGCACTTTCCTCGAACATCAGGCACATGAACGCGCCCGCGCCCGCACCGTCATCATCGAAGATCGTGGCCCGCTCGCATTTCTATTTCTTAACAACAACTTACACGTTGTTCACCACATGCATCCCCGTGTGCCGTGGTATCGCCTCCCGCAGCTCTACCGCGCCAATCCGGAACGCTATCTGGGCTGCAACGGCGGCTACCGTTACCGCTCCTACGGAGAGGTTTTCCGCCGCTATTTCTTTCAGGCCAAAGACCCCGTGGCGCACCCGCTCTGGCGCCGGCCCTAGACCAGCCCCAGACGCATGATCTCGCGTTCCTCGTCGCGGTTCTTGAAGAACGGCACACTTTCCGGCGCGCGCCCTGTCTCCAGCGCGGCAATCTCGGCTAACACGATTTGGGTGATAAACGGCAAGTCAAACTGCCGCGCGCGGGCCAGCGGCACCCATTGCAGATGCGCCAGCTCATCCTCGGCGCCGTCAAAATCGTCAGGGTCGCTGGTCAGCAGCGCCGCATCCGCCAGCAAGAACCGGGCGTCAAACCGGCGCGGGCGACCCGGCGGCGTGATCGCGCGAAACACGAAATGCATCCCAGCGCCACTTGGTCTCAGCCCCCGCTTCGCATAACCCCGCCAGCCCTGCGGCGCATCCGGCCAAGCAGCCTGCGCCCCAATCGTCTGTCCGGTTTCTTCCCATAACTCGCGGATCGCAGCGGCGGCAAAGCTCTCGGGCGGCAGCGTGCTCTCTTGTTGCAGCCGCTCGGCACAGCGCAGATCAAGCGGCGCCGCTAGCGGCACAGTGCTGTCCACCGGATCAATCGCCCCTCCGGGAAATACGAACTTCCCCGGCATGAATGCGGCGCTCTTGCCCCTTTGCCCCATCAGCACCGCACGGCCCTCTGGCATCTCTCGCATCACGATGATCGTGGCGGCGTCTCGGATGGGGGGCGCGTCGGTCATACATTGGCTCCGTTCATCATGAGGAGCGCACCGGCACGACTGTTCAGTTTTTGCCGAACCCGTGCATCCGCTTCGCCCACTGGATGCCCACAACCAGCCCTTTCAGCCGTGGCAGCAAATAGAGCGAAAGCGCCACACAGCCGATGGTGAACCCCGTCGCCATCACGATAGGATCGGGGCGGAACTTGGTAAAGACCACATGGATCATCGGCGCCATGATATGCCCCACCACCAGAATGGTCAGGTAGGCAGGGCCGTCATCTGCGCGGTGATGGTGCAGCTCTTCGCGGCATACGGGGCAGTTGTCCTGCACCTTCAGATAGCCCGAAAACAGCCGCCCCTTCCCGCAATTCGGGCAGGTCCGCCGCAAGCCGCGCATTACAGCGGTCTTGGCATTGCGTTCGTCCTCGGCGCCGAGGGAGGTATCGGTAGCTTCGATCGGAAGGTCTGTCATATCGGGACCGCTATCTGGCATATGGTTTCTCCAAGCGTCACACTTGCGCCACGCGTACTTGTTTTTAAAGGGGGGAAACACCCGCCGCGTCGCGATGTCGCAAAGGGAAACCCACCTCTCTGAAACTTTTTTGTCTTTCTCGCGACGGAAAAGCGCCGCCGCGGCGTTTTACCTCTGTCTTCGGCAGTTGAGGGCCGCAGGACAGAGAACCTCGAAAGGATAGAAGAATGAAAACCAAACTCTTGATGGCAGCCATTATCGCGGGTCTAGCAGCCAGCGCAGTACAGGCAAATGACGGGATGTCCCGTCGTGGCGGGGGCATGGGGCCAATGGGCGGCGCGCCTATGATGGATTTCGCCACGCTCGATCAAAACGGCGATGGCGCGATCACCCTCGAAGAGCTTCAGTCCATCCCGCAATCCCGCTTCGCCGCGGCCGACAGCAACGGTGATGGTGCGCTGAGCAGCGACGAACTGTCCGCCCAGATGGCCGCGCAGATGGCGGCGCGCGTTGCGCAGATGATGTCCCGCTTCGACGCCAATGGCGACGGGCTGTTGCAGGCTGATGAAATGCCGAAGCCCCGCGGTGAAATGCCTGTCGAGCGGATGCTCGCGCACCTGGATACCGATGACGACGGTCAGATCTCTCAAGAGGAGTTCGCCGCAGCCGCAGAGATGCACGGCAAAGGGCGCGGCGGCAT is a genomic window containing:
- a CDS encoding helix-turn-helix domain-containing protein, with the protein product MFTKIDKRDRATLFRDRIGQAMREQQISQSALARGAGVDRSTVNQILKGDGARLPNAQVVAQCAAVLGVSADWLLGLSERPEQASDLVAASLTMPEAPRALVDESIFGWHQEAAGYKIRHVPAGLPDMLKLPDMLRWEYEPSLGRTTDQAIGASRDRLEWMAGSRSDYEIALPRHEVESFARGEGYYDGVPEALRRAQIEQMITLHEQLYPKMRVFLFDARRLFSAPVTIFGPLLAVVYLGRNYLAFRDSERVLAITDHFDRLIREASASDRDWPDVLKGLLDEM
- a CDS encoding sarcosine oxidase subunit alpha family protein; the encoded protein is MRLTGKGLLDQSRSIPFSFDGVAMSGVEGDTLASALLANGVRVVARSFKYHRPRGILAAGSEEPNALVTIGRGAETDPNVRATVQELYAGLDAASQNRFPSLKFDLLSVNDLASPFLAAGFYYKTFMWPRSFWEKLYEPFIRRAAGLGALSEQHNPDRYEKAFAFCDVLVIGAGPSGLMAALTAAQAGLDVILADEDSRMGGRLLSETHEIDGKPGHIWVDEMLDTLRSMDNVRLMPRTTVTGAYDQGTYGALERVGHHRARTEGLPRECFWRIVAKRSILCAGALERPIAFPNNDRPGIMTANAVRSYLNRYGVAAGQAVSIFANNDDAHRTAHDLAAAGVNIAAVIDSRADAQVSGDFPVYTGAQVIGTSGRLGLESITIRHAGGTRKICTDCLAMSGGWNPTVHMTCHMNGRPTWREDILSFVPTPGSVPGMSVAGAANGSFSTAACLAEGAAVAAAVAADLGKKAAPATTPKAEDGAYRLAPLWMVEGKGRKWLDFQNDVHVKDIHLAARENFRSVEHMKRYTTQGMAPDQGKNSNVAALAVLADATGRGIPETGTTTFRPPYVPVSIASMGAGAQGKGFAPQRLTTSHHAAIARGAPMIEAGLWYRPSYFPRDGEETWRQSCDREVGYVRNAVGIVDASTLGKIDIQGPDAAAFLDFVYSNTFSTLKVGRARYGLMLREDGYVMDDGTTARLGENHYVMTTTTAAAGEVMRHLDWVLQGLRPDFDVQIVSVTEQWAQFAVAGPKSRELLNGLLDTPIDGESFPFMACGEVSIGGIGGRLFRISFSGEHAYEFAIPARYGESLYKLLVARAEALGGGPYGMEALNVLRIEKGFITHSEIHGRTTAFDIGMERMVSAKKDCVGKTMSERAGLKDPQRGQLVGLRPVGSVKQLTAGAHLFAESAEPVRVNDEGYITSVAYSPTLETYLGLGFLKNGRARHGEKIKMVDHLRGVTAICEVCDPVAFDPEGGRVRG
- a CDS encoding NUDIX domain-containing protein; translated protein: MTDAPPIRDAATIIVMREMPEGRAVLMGQRGKSAAFMPGKFVFPGGAIDPVDSTVPLAAPLDLRCAERLQQESTLPPESFAAAAIRELWEETGQTIGAQAAWPDAPQGWRGYAKRGLRPSGAGMHFVFRAITPPGRPRRFDARFLLADAALLTSDPDDFDGAEDELAHLQWVPLARARQFDLPFITQIVLAEIAALETGRAPESVPFFKNRDEEREIMRLGLV
- a CDS encoding sarcosine oxidase subunit delta, which translates into the protein MRLTCPVCGDRDHREFTYKGDAVMLDRPAPDAGTDAWDSYLHLRDNPCGDTRDLWYHDPCGAWVVVERNTATHAVTGTALASEAKG
- a CDS encoding EF-hand domain-containing protein, whose amino-acid sequence is MKTKLLMAAIIAGLAASAVQANDGMSRRGGGMGPMGGAPMMDFATLDQNGDGAITLEELQSIPQSRFAAADSNGDGALSSDELSAQMAAQMAARVAQMMSRFDANGDGLLQADEMPKPRGEMPVERMLAHLDTDDDGQISQEEFAAAAEMHGKGRGGMHGGLGEGHGKGHGEGHGHGEGHSHGHGDDDHDS
- a CDS encoding fatty acid desaturase, encoding MPNRRAKFEWITLALILACYAVWGLSVFWLSTMSLWLAIPVAGASIALHSSLTHEAIHGHPFRRAWHNAALMFPALTLCVPYMRFRDSHLAHHTDARLTDPYDDPESNYLDPAVWERLAPLLRWVLAFNNTLAGRLLIGPLVGQIAWMIADARAIRAGDRAALSGWLWHLPALALALALVAAAPMPLWAYLVAAYIGLAILKIRTFLEHQAHERARARTVIIEDRGPLAFLFLNNNLHVVHHMHPRVPWYRLPQLYRANPERYLGCNGGYRYRSYGEVFRRYFFQAKDPVAHPLWRRP
- a CDS encoding sarcosine oxidase subunit gamma encodes the protein MVELIAKSACAGHLPVTIGSLTLSEETPNPVTSIAPFKGQAEAVSERLESALGVKFPAPNRSTSKSGVRLVWSGQGRALLMGAAAPDLAGLAAMTHQSDANAIVTLSGDGAEDVLARLVPVDLRAAHFKRGHTARTLLGHMSASITRTGADSFEIMVFRAMAGTLVHELTEAMESLHARRSHLV
- a CDS encoding DUF2061 domain-containing protein translates to METRTRSLVKAVIWSALGFLVMALVGLAFTGSLAVGGVMAVLNTVIGLITYVLYERLWARISWGRLDA
- a CDS encoding DUF983 domain-containing protein encodes the protein MTDLPIEATDTSLGAEDERNAKTAVMRGLRRTCPNCGKGRLFSGYLKVQDNCPVCREELHHHRADDGPAYLTILVVGHIMAPMIHVVFTKFRPDPIVMATGFTIGCVALSLYLLPRLKGLVVGIQWAKRMHGFGKN